Part of the Halalkalibacter krulwichiae genome is shown below.
CGCGTATTCTGCAATTGCATTTGCAACAGCGCGGCCATCTTTTTGTTCTTCATCCGATAAACCACCTAGACGTTCTTCAAACAAACCACCTGTCCGATAAATGGAACTTTCCGCTGCATAAGTAGCTGTTGCCATATTTGCAAGCTTCTCTTGAATGAGTGTAAATTTGCCAATTGGAGTTTTGAACTGCTTCCGTTCTGTTGCATACGTTGCTGCTAATTCAATTGCACGCTTTGCACTTCCAACACAACCAACTCCAAGCTTATAGCGTCCGACATTTAATATGTTAAAGGCGATCAAATGACCTTTTCCAATTTCACCCAATACATTATCGACTGGAACTAACGCATCTTCTAAGATCAATGTTCGAGTTGAAGATCCTTTAATGCCCATTTTCTTCTCTTCAGGTCCTGTCGATACACCAGCAAAATCTTTTTCAACAATAAAAGCAGTAAATTTTTCTCCATCGATTTTGGCATAAACAACGAATACGTCAGCGAAAGCAGAATTCGTAATCCATTGTTTTTCTCCATTTAATACATAGTGTGTACCGGCGTCATTTAAAACGGCTGTTGTCTTTGCTCCTAAAGCGTCTGATCCTGAGCTAGGCTCTGTTAAAGCATAAGCTGCCAACTTTGCACCCGATGCAAGGTCAGGTAAGTACTTCGACTTTTGCTCGTGATCCCCAAAAAAGACGATAGGAAGTGAACCAATTCCAACATGCGCGCCATGACTTAATCCAAATGCACCACCACGCACAAACCGTTCTGATATTAAGGAAGAACTGATTTTATCCAAGCCAAGTCCACCATATTCTTCTGGAACATCTGCTCCTAGAAGACCTAACTCTCCAGCTTCTTTTAACAGCCTTACGGTATGTTCAAACTTATGCTGCTCAATTTCTTCTAGAACAGGCTCCACTTCATTAATGACAAACTCTTCCGTCGTACGACCAATCATGATTTGTTCATCCGTAAAGTCCTCCGGTGTAAACACATGATCTGCTTGAATATCCTCAACTAAAAAGCTACCACCTTTAACTACTTTCTTTTCCGTTTGACTCATAGACCGTTCCTCCTTCATATTTTAAGGTTCTAGCAGCTATTGTAAAAAAGGTAAAGTGCGACCTTTTTTTATGCTGAGTGGCAACGGCTTCTCTCCTTGCGCGACTTTTATGAGAAAACCGCTCATAAAAGTCTTTAAAACATTGCAAGGGCTCGCTCGTTGCGAGCTATTGTAAAAAAGGTAAAGTGCGACCTTTTTTACAATAGCTCAAATACTCCTGCTGCTCCCATGCCGCCGCCGATGCACATGGTGACGATGCCGAATTGTTCGTTGCGGCGTTTCATTTCGTGTAGGAGTGTGAGCGTAAGTTTGGCTCCTGTACAGCCTAGGGGGTGACCTAGGGCTATTGCTCCTCCGTTGACGTTGACTTTTTCTTGGTCAAGGTTTAAATGTCGTATCACTTGTAGTGACTGAGAAGCAAAGGCTTCGTTTAATTCAAATAATCCGATATCTGATAATTCGAGTCCCGCTAGCTCTAACGCTTTTGGAATTGCTTCTACCGGTCCTATTCCCATAATTTCTGGTGCGACTCCTGCTACAGCAAAACTTCTGAATTTCATCAATGGGCTGAGTCCATTGGCTAACGCTTCTTCTTTATCCATAATGAGCACTGCTGCTGCCCCGTCACTCATTTGAGAAGCATTTCCAGCTGTTACACTTCCTTTTGGATGAAAGGCTGGACGTAGCTTTGCAAGACTTTCCACCGTTGTTTCTGGACGGACTCCCTCATCCGTACTAAAAAGGACTTTCTTCTCTTTCAATTTATGATCTGCCCCGACTGAGCGAAGCGTGACATCAACTGATACTATTTCCTCTTTAAATCGTCCTGCCTCAATCGCTGCTTGGGCTCGTTTATGGCTTTCAATGGCAAATGCGTCCTGATCAGCTCTGCTTACTTTAAAGCGATTGGCTACTTCCTCAGCGGTGTAACCCATCCCCATATAGTACTCTGGCTGTTCTTCGACAAGCTTTGGATTTGGTGCAATGACATGGCCTCCCATTGGAATCATGCTCATTGATTCTGCTCCACCAGCAATGATTGCTTTGGAATGACCAAGCATAATTCGCTCCGCACCATAA
Proteins encoded:
- a CDS encoding acyl-CoA dehydrogenase family protein, producing MKEERSMSQTEKKVVKGGSFLVEDIQADHVFTPEDFTDEQIMIGRTTEEFVINEVEPVLEEIEQHKFEHTVRLLKEAGELGLLGADVPEEYGGLGLDKISSSLISERFVRGGAFGLSHGAHVGIGSLPIVFFGDHEQKSKYLPDLASGAKLAAYALTEPSSGSDALGAKTTAVLNDAGTHYVLNGEKQWITNSAFADVFVVYAKIDGEKFTAFIVEKDFAGVSTGPEEKKMGIKGSSTRTLILEDALVPVDNVLGEIGKGHLIAFNILNVGRYKLGVGCVGSAKRAIELAATYATERKQFKTPIGKFTLIQEKLANMATATYAAESSIYRTGGLFEERLGGLSDEEQKDGRAVANAIAEYAIECSLNKVVGSEALDYVVDEAVQIHGGYGFMAEYEVERMYRDSRINRIFEGTNEINRLLVPGTIMRKAMKGELPLLQKAMALQEELMMLMPQEIGDEPLEQEKYLLGMAKKIFLMVAGNGAQKYGEKLQHEQELLSNVADIVSEIYSMESVILRTEKAINKADATKAAQKLLMTEVYCQEAFNRIEAHAKESLVAMEEGDKLRTMLGILRKLTRHTPINVVAKKRQIAGVVLEEKRFVV
- a CDS encoding acetyl-CoA C-acetyltransferase, whose protein sequence is MREAVIVSGARTPVGKAKRGTLVNVRPDDLGALTVSETLKRAGDFDARHIEDVIMGCSMPEAEQGMNMARNISALAGLPNTVPAITINRYCSSGLQSIAYGAERIMLGHSKAIIAGGAESMSMIPMGGHVIAPNPKLVEEQPEYYMGMGYTAEEVANRFKVSRADQDAFAIESHKRAQAAIEAGRFKEEIVSVDVTLRSVGADHKLKEKKVLFSTDEGVRPETTVESLAKLRPAFHPKGSVTAGNASQMSDGAAAVLIMDKEEALANGLSPLMKFRSFAVAGVAPEIMGIGPVEAIPKALELAGLELSDIGLFELNEAFASQSLQVIRHLNLDQEKVNVNGGAIALGHPLGCTGAKLTLTLLHEMKRRNEQFGIVTMCIGGGMGAAGVFELL